The DNA sequence ttataattcaaaattttttttattatgatacgATTAAGTTACTTAGTGAGACGTTTGGAACTgcttgttttttaaaatgtcttgaTAGTTCGCATCAAACTTCGTAGTTCCAATTAGCAGCGTAGCTTGTAAATGTTCGTCACTTAAGTTCGTTCTGTACTTAGATTTgacatatttcatttttgaaaacgtCTGCTCACATAAGTATGTTGAGCTAAATATTGACATCATTTCACGCGCATGTTTTTTGAGATTGGGAAATGATTCCTCTGGCAACATGGTGTAAAATTGTTGGAGATTGGATTCCTTGAAATAGTCTTTGAAATTGTTGTTTGATATGAGCTCGATAACTTCAAGCTGGAACTCTGTCGGTATAGTTTCTATTTTTATGGCAAAaggattttcaaaaattcgaATACGGTCTTCTGCACTTTCGAAATCTCTAAACCGCGCCTGGAACTGCTCATTCAAGTAGGTGAGAACTCCAACAGCAAAATCGGTAGGGAATTCTTCATCGTTTTCAAGTTTGAATTTGTTGCATGTGGGAAAATGAGcaagatttttttctattaattgatTTGTGAAtagagttaattttaatttgaaagctTTGATGTAGGAATATGTATCTGAAATTAACGAGTTTGCTCCTTGcaactttaaatttaactcaTTAAGAAGCTGAGTTATATCAACGAGAAAAGCTAGTTTCCATAGCCATGACAAATCAGCTAACTCAGTTACAACGTGGTTTTTTTCTGTCATAAATATGTCGATTTCTGAACGaagataaaaaaatcttttcaaGACGTAAACTCGGCTGAGCCAACGAACTTCACAATGGTAGGGAATATCTGGGTACTCGCTTTCAATTTCAGCAAGAAAGTTCTTAAACTGACGGTGACTAAGAGCACTTTTtcgaatataatttacattctgCACAACAACATTCATAACTTCAGATATTGGTGCATTTTTCCCACACAAAGCTTGCTGGTGTATAATGCAGTGAATAGCCATTGGTGCTGCTGTACCAGTCTCCAGTACAGCTTTACAAACATTTCCAACCAAACCTGTATGTGCTCCACACATGTTGCGTCCACCGTCAGTAGTTACGCCTTTTAAAATGNNNNNNNNNNNNNNNNNNNNNNNNNNNNNNNNNNNNNNNNNNNNNNNNNNNNNNNNNNNNNNNNNNNNNNNNNNNNNNNNNNNNNNNNNNNNNNNNNNNNataaaactttgaaaataatttgactctttttgagctgtttacggacattgtaagttttcaatttttttagtttttttttctataaatatcaataaagttttatctattgggccaaaaagtgtaaaaaattaatacagggttcctgatacattgttacaatagcagttgaaaaatattaaaaatacataggctcaattattttttataagcatttgaagttgaaattttgacaaaatttatcaaatttaaaattgaataattattttgtagttaaaaaattataaaatgttcaactattatatctaaggattgaaaatttaaaacaagattccacgtaaatatctaactctgttatcaaaaattctaagaaatacattagcacgatacctattataggtcaattt is a window from the Acyrthosiphon pisum isolate AL4f unplaced genomic scaffold, pea_aphid_22Mar2018_4r6ur Scaffold_20978;HRSCAF=22698, whole genome shotgun sequence genome containing:
- the LOC115034764 gene encoding general transcription factor II-I repeat domain-containing protein 2A-like gives rise to the protein MCGAHTGLVGNVCKAVLETGTAAPMAIHCIIHQQALCGKNAPISEVMNVVVQNVNYIRKSALSHRQFKNFLAEIESEYPDIPYHCEVRWLSRVYVLKRFFYLRSEIDIFMTEKNHVVTELADLSWLWKLAFLVDITQLLNELNLKLQGANSLISDTYSYIKAFKLKLTLFTNQLIEKNLAHFPTCNKFKLENDEEFPTDFAVGVLTYLNEQFQARFRDFESAEDRIRIFENPFAIKIETIPTEFQLEVIELISNNNFKDYFKESNLQQFYTMLPEESFPNLKKHAREMMSIFSSTYLCEQTFSKMKYVKSKYRTNLSDEHLQATLLIGTTKFDANYQDILKNKQFQTSH